The Nocardiopsis composta genome includes the window AGTGTTCTTCCTCTTGCCTGAGAGGGTCGTCTTGCCAACGGCCACCGTGTGAGCCGCCAGTGCCCTCCTGGGGCCGGGAACACACGGTGGCCGTCGATGCGGCAGAGAGAAGGCGTCTGGACAGGGGAGCCGAAGTGCTAGTCGGGGTTGCGGGCAGAGACCAAGGCGTAGCCGAGCTCCGGGGTGTGTTCGATCTTGCGTGCCTCTTCGACGCGCTTTTCGAACTCCTTGACGCCGATCGCCTTCACGTACTCATCGCGGCAGGAGAGCGCCCCTTCGATGAAGTAGCGGATCGAGCGCCGCGTGTTCTGCATGGCGTCCGTGATCTCGATGGGGATCAGCCCGGCCTTCTCAAGAAGGTCGCCGTACTCGTCGAACCTCGCCATGGTGTAGGTCTCCTCGGTCGAGGAGGCGCCGGCGGAGTTGTAGCGTTCCTGCGCAGAGACCTCGTGCACGGTCAGGTCTGCGATGGACACTCGGCCCCCGGGGCGCAGGACGCGGGCGATCTCGCGCAGTACCTGGACCTTGTCCGGCATGTGGACCATCGATTCCAGGGCCATCACGCCGTCGAACGAATCGTCGGGGTAGGGGAGCGACATCGCGTCGGCCACCTCGTAGCGCACCCGGTCGTCCACTCCGGCCTCGCGGGCGCCTTCGGCGGCGACCTCGATCTGGCGCGGGCTGATCGAGATCCCGACGATCTCCACCTCCTGTCGGCGTGCGAGGCGCAGGGCCGGGGAGCCGGTTCCGCAGCCGACGTCGAGGATGCGCTGTCCGGGGCGCGGGTCGAGGCGTGAGATGACCTCGTCCGTCATCCTGTCCAGGGCCTGGCCGAAGGTGCTCTGGTCGTTCTCGTCGTCCCAGTAACCGTAGTGGAGATTGCCGTTCCACAGCTTGGCCACGACAGTGGTGATCTCGTCGTAGGCGTCGGCGACCTTGGAGCTGTCCGGGGCGTTCTCCGTCATTGGATCTCCTGGTGTGTCAACGTGGTCGCTTTCCATAGAGGGCGGGTGGGGTACGTCTTCGCTGTGGCCTTCGGGGTCAGTTCTTCTTACGGGCGAGGGTGAGGCCGTCGCCCACGGACAGCAGCACAAGTTCGACACGCTCATCGGCCAGGGCGTGGTCGTTGAAGCCGCGGATTCCCTGGACGGCGTCGGAGGTCTTGGTGGGGTCGACGACCTCGCCGGCGTAAAGGGTGTTGTCGGCCAGGATGAGGCCTCCGGGGCGGATGCGCGGAACGATTTCGTTCCAGTAGTCGATGTAGCTCTGCTTATCGGCGTCGATGAAGGCCATGTCGAACATTGGGTCGGCGGGCAGAGCGCGCAGGGTGTCCGCGGCGGGGCCGATGCGCGAGGCGATCTTGTGCGCCACGCCGGCCTTCTCCCAGTAGCGGCGGGCCATTGAAGCCCACTCTTCGTCGATGTCGCAGGTCAGGATGGTGCCGTCGTCTGGGATCCCGAGGGCCAGGCACAGGGACGAGTAGCCGGTGAACGTGCCGATCTCGATGATGTCGCGGGTTCCGGACAACTGGGCGAGGAGGGTCATGAACCTCCCCTGTTCCGGGCCGATCTGCATGATGACCGAGTCCGGGTAGCGGCGCTCGTTCTCCGCGGCGAGTTCCTGCAGTACCGAGACCGGCGGAGTACTGTGTTCGACCAGGTATTCGTGGAGCTTCGGGCTGAAGATCTCGGAGATGTTCATCGGGTTCCCTTCATGACTCGAACAGGAGAATGATCAGACGGTCGTCTTTTCTGGGAGAGAGCAGGAGGTCAGGTCGTTTTTCGCAGTGCTTCCAGGTCGGTTTTCCCGGTGCCGCTGATGGGCATGGCCGCCTGTCGGCGGAACAGCGCGGGGACCATCTGCCGGGGGAGGCGTTCTTGGAGGAAGGCGCGGAGTTCTCCTGCCGAGGGCTCGTTTTCCGGAGCCGCGACGAAGTGCGCCGCAAGCATGGGCTCGCCCAGAGGGCTGAGGACGTCGACTACCGCGCACTCCTCGACTCGGGGATGTCTGCGCAGGGCCGCCTCGATCTCCCCCAGCTCGACCCTGTGTCCGCGCAGTTGGACCTGGCGGTCGCGGCGTCCGAGGTAGTAGAGCGTGGAGCCGTCCCTCGTCGCCCAGTCTCCGGTGCGGTAGGCCTCTTCTCCTTCGACCGTCACGAACCGTCGCGCCGTGGTCTCGGGCCGGTTCAGGTAGCCGGACGCCAGCCCCGCCCCCGACACCAGGATCTCGCCCGGTTCCCCTTCGGGGACCTCTTTCAGCGTGTCGTCGACGAGGCGAACCCGCAGGTGCGGCAGCGGCTGCCCGATGGGGGTGCGTCCTGGATCGGCGGTGGGGGGCGGGGGGTCGAGCGGGCAGCTGCTGACGACGACCGCGGTCTCGGTGAGGCCGTAGAGGTTGTGCATTCGGGCCTGCGGCGCGGCGCCGGTCTGCTTCCAGCGAGCGACGGTCTCCAGGTTCACGGCCTCCCCGCCGAGGAAGACGCGGCGCAGTGCGGGCAGCGGAGCGGGGTCGCCCTCCAGAGCGGATACGAGGTAGCCGAATTCGGTGGGCACCTGGTTGAGGACGCTGACCCCTTCGGTCCGGATCAGGTCGAGGAAGCGCACGGGGTCGTGCGTCGTCTCGGTGGAGACCATGATCAGCCGGCCCCCGCTCAGCAAGGCCCCCCACAGCTCCCAGACGCTGAAGTCGAAGGAGGGGGAGTGGAAGAGCGTCCACACGTCGCCGGGGGCGGGGGCGATGATCGGACGTGCCGCGTCGAGCATCGCCAGGACCTGGCGGTGGCCGACGATCACCCCCTTGGGATCTCCTGTGGACCCGGAGGTGTAGATGACGTAGGCGGCCCCTTCGGCGACATCCTCCTTCGCGTGGGGCGCCCGGCCGGTGTGAACCACGCGGGGGGCGCCGTCGCCGTCGTCCCATTCCACGATGGTCGAGAGTCGGGCGTCCTCTTCGATGTAGGTCTGCCGTTCGTTCGGGTACTGCGGATCGATCGGGACGTAGGCGGATCCGTGCGCCAGGATGCCGATGATCCCCACTGCGATGTCGACTCCGCGGGGCAGGCGCAGGCCGACCAGGCCGCCGGGCGGCACCCCGGCGTCGTTCAGCGCGGAGGCCAGGGCCAGCGCCTGCTGCTTCAGTTGGGCATAGGTCAGTGCCCGCGAGTCGTCGCAGACCGCCGCCGCGTCCGGACGACTACGCGCGACCTGCCAGAGTCTGCCGTGCAGGCTTGTCGAGGGCTGTCCGAGAAGCATGTTCCTCATTTCGGAGAGGGGCCGTGCGGTGTCGGGGCTAGAAGATCTCTGGGCAGTGCGGTTCCCGGTCCTCCAGGAACGCGGCGGACAGGGCGCGGGCGACGCCGTGGTCGACGATGTCGACCGTGCCGGCCGCGGCCAGGGCCCCCAGCCGGGTGCCGCCCATCAGGAGGGCGCCGAGGTCGGCGATGTCCATCCGTAGGTGGGGGGAGGCGGTGACAGGGTGGGCGTTCGCGGTCCCGTCCGATTCGACTCTCAGGCGCCACCGGCCCTGGTTCCACGGACAGAAGCGGTCGGCGATCTCCAGTACCGCCTCGACGGGGCGGGCGTAGCGCCGGGCGCGCAGTGCGCGCTCCAGGTCGACCACGCGCACCCAGAGGTTGTCACGGATCTGGGGTCGGGGCGCGCGGAGGTCGGAGAGCAGGTCGAGGAGGGGTTCGTCGGGCGCCACTGATTCCACCGCGATCTCGGCCACCAGGTCCAGGTCGAGGATGTGGCGCCACAGGGACCGGTAGGCCTGGGGGGTGGCCGCGACCAGCTCCGCCACCGTGACCGTGCAGGCCGCGCCGAGGTCGTCGAACGCGGGGGTGACCCGGTATACCGCGTAGCCCTGCGGGTGCACGGCGAACCGGGGGCGGTCGCCGGGGGCGTCGGTGCCGAGGATCTGCGCCCAGTGCCGGTGGTCGCGCTGCAGCCATCCGGTCCGTTGGGCGGACACCTCCTTATAGGGCAGGAGCAGGCGGGGGTCATCCGGTGCGCAGTCCACCTCGTCGACGAGGCCGTCGGTGTCCAGGCCCGGCCGGAACGCCGCCTGGCCGGGCACCCGGATCCGTGCCTGGCGCGTGGCGGTCCCGTAACCGAAACGCCGGTAGATGCCGCTTTCCGAAGCGAGCAGGATGCTGATGGGCTGCTCGCCCTGCCGGTAGGTCTCCTCCAGCTGCGCGCGTACCAGCGCGGTGAGTCCGCCGCGGCGACGGTAGGGGGCGGCGATCGACATGCCGGTCATGGCCGCGGCCGGGCACTGTCGCCCTCCGGGCAGTGTGATGGTGCGGGCGAATGCGCCTCCGCCGCCGACCAGCCGTTCACGGTGAAAGACACCGTGGAAGCGCTCGGCCCCGAACCGGTCCAGGTAGCGCCGGCGCTCCTCGGGGCCGGGGCGGCTGAAGAACACGGTGGCAGCGACGTCGTGGAATTCTCCGACCTCATCGGCGTCGAGCCTGCGTGCGACCAGCCGATCGCCGCTCCGGCCGGTGCCGTCCGGCATTTCGCCTCCCAGTTGCTTGAGCGGTCCGTCTCGCGGCGGCTTCGATGTCAGGAGGGGGAGACCCCGGGAACAGGGGCATGGAGCGCTTCGATGTGGGCGAGGCATTCCGCTCTGGTCCCGGAGAAGCCCGCGGCGCGCCAGCCCGGAGGCATATCGCGGCTCTGGGGCCACAGCGAGTGGTCTCCGGCCTCGTTCACCACCACGGTGCAGGGGTGGTCCGGGTCATCCGACAGGAAGGCGGACATAGAGGGATCCTCTCGTAGGCGGTTCACAGGGACTTCTCGGTGACGGCCAGGGTCCCGTTGGACCAGCCCTCGACGTCGAGGCAGGCCGCGGGGGTGTAGGCGGGGTTCTTCGGGGGCGTGGGGAAGCGGTCATCCCCGGCGGGGGTGGGGAGTCCGTCGGAGCGGTCGGCCACGCGCAGCAGTACCGGTCCGTGCGTCAGCTCCAGCACGAGGCGGAAACCTCCGGCGGGGACGGCGTGCAGCCACAGCTCCCACGGCCCGTCGTTGGCGGGGGAGGTGGGGGCGGAAGCCGGTCCTTCGGCCAGCGACCAGGAGCGCACCCCACCGGAGCGCACGGCCAGCGAGATCTGCCGGGCCCCCCGGGGGGAGGACACGTCGACCACCACGCGTCGCCCGTGCTCGTGCGGCTCCTCCGAGACCACGTCGACCACGGGAGGCGGCAGTTCCACAAGGGCGGCCGGGGCGTGCAGGAGATCCCTGCTCCAGCCGGGGAAATAGACGTCGAGGGGGCCCTTGCCCGGGTGGTCGCCCAGGAACGGCCTGGTGGCCTCCCCCGGTTCGTCATCGGTGCTCAGCCAGAACGCGCGCCCCCGGT containing:
- a CDS encoding O-methyltransferase, which codes for MNISEIFSPKLHEYLVEHSTPPVSVLQELAAENERRYPDSVIMQIGPEQGRFMTLLAQLSGTRDIIEIGTFTGYSSLCLALGIPDDGTILTCDIDEEWASMARRYWEKAGVAHKIASRIGPAADTLRALPADPMFDMAFIDADKQSYIDYWNEIVPRIRPGGLILADNTLYAGEVVDPTKTSDAVQGIRGFNDHALADERVELVLLSVGDGLTLARKKN
- a CDS encoding GNAT family N-acetyltransferase, producing MPDGTGRSGDRLVARRLDADEVGEFHDVAATVFFSRPGPEERRRYLDRFGAERFHGVFHRERLVGGGGAFARTITLPGGRQCPAAAMTGMSIAAPYRRRGGLTALVRAQLEETYRQGEQPISILLASESGIYRRFGYGTATRQARIRVPGQAAFRPGLDTDGLVDEVDCAPDDPRLLLPYKEVSAQRTGWLQRDHRHWAQILGTDAPGDRPRFAVHPQGYAVYRVTPAFDDLGAACTVTVAELVAATPQAYRSLWRHILDLDLVAEIAVESVAPDEPLLDLLSDLRAPRPQIRDNLWVRVVDLERALRARRYARPVEAVLEIADRFCPWNQGRWRLRVESDGTANAHPVTASPHLRMDIADLGALLMGGTRLGALAAAGTVDIVDHGVARALSAAFLEDREPHCPEIF
- a CDS encoding amino acid adenylation domain-containing protein; translated protein: MLLGQPSTSLHGRLWQVARSRPDAAAVCDDSRALTYAQLKQQALALASALNDAGVPPGGLVGLRLPRGVDIAVGIIGILAHGSAYVPIDPQYPNERQTYIEEDARLSTIVEWDDGDGAPRVVHTGRAPHAKEDVAEGAAYVIYTSGSTGDPKGVIVGHRQVLAMLDAARPIIAPAPGDVWTLFHSPSFDFSVWELWGALLSGGRLIMVSTETTHDPVRFLDLIRTEGVSVLNQVPTEFGYLVSALEGDPAPLPALRRVFLGGEAVNLETVARWKQTGAAPQARMHNLYGLTETAVVVSSCPLDPPPPTADPGRTPIGQPLPHLRVRLVDDTLKEVPEGEPGEILVSGAGLASGYLNRPETTARRFVTVEGEEAYRTGDWATRDGSTLYYLGRRDRQVQLRGHRVELGEIEAALRRHPRVEECAVVDVLSPLGEPMLAAHFVAAPENEPSAGELRAFLQERLPRQMVPALFRRQAAMPISGTGKTDLEALRKTT
- a CDS encoding MbtH family protein produces the protein MSAFLSDDPDHPCTVVVNEAGDHSLWPQSRDMPPGWRAAGFSGTRAECLAHIEALHAPVPGVSPS
- a CDS encoding methyltransferase domain-containing protein: MTENAPDSSKVADAYDEITTVVAKLWNGNLHYGYWDDENDQSTFGQALDRMTDEVISRLDPRPGQRILDVGCGTGSPALRLARRQEVEIVGISISPRQIEVAAEGAREAGVDDRVRYEVADAMSLPYPDDSFDGVMALESMVHMPDKVQVLREIARVLRPGGRVSIADLTVHEVSAQERYNSAGASSTEETYTMARFDEYGDLLEKAGLIPIEITDAMQNTRRSIRYFIEGALSCRDEYVKAIGVKEFEKRVEEARKIEHTPELGYALVSARNPD